A window of the Butyricimonas virosa genome harbors these coding sequences:
- a CDS encoding FecR family protein codes for MKFEKEEDRLNFVTEILNHPEMLREVRVREWLAEPHNKDLYEECRRYLEGGLRLTVSEQLDVEGEYQNFIRKMKSGGQSRRIAWFSVAATVVILISASWWLLENSLPSKKQEVMPVAEHIVPGRNQAVLITESGEEFVLNASQGESREVGEGVRVEYDSLSGINYNLAEGGVVRYHTLRVPKGAEYKLTLNDGTVVWLNSESELRYPTSFVGEKREVFLTGEGYFSVAYDEKQPFIVVSSDIYTKVYGTEFNVRSYGDEEVHVTLVQGRVSVKKTEGGSEYTLNPGENARFVESVPEITKVNVNRYIAWKDGYFYYENESMESIMDDLKRWYDFDVVYVGNRVKDYRFELWVSRDSEISVITDLLMKTNRVGIKVNGKTLVVSEVVR; via the coding sequence ATGAAATTCGAGAAAGAAGAAGATCGTTTAAATTTTGTCACTGAGATACTGAATCATCCTGAAATGTTACGGGAAGTTCGGGTGCGGGAATGGTTAGCAGAGCCCCATAATAAGGATTTGTATGAGGAGTGCCGGAGGTATTTGGAAGGAGGCCTTCGACTGACAGTAAGCGAACAGCTGGATGTGGAGGGTGAGTATCAGAACTTTATTCGGAAAATGAAATCCGGAGGTCAGTCTCGACGAATTGCTTGGTTTTCTGTTGCGGCAACTGTGGTTATACTGATTTCCGCTAGTTGGTGGTTACTGGAAAATTCATTGCCGTCGAAAAAGCAAGAGGTGATGCCGGTGGCAGAACACATTGTACCTGGAAGGAATCAAGCCGTATTGATTACAGAATCCGGAGAGGAATTCGTGTTAAATGCATCCCAAGGTGAAAGTCGGGAGGTGGGTGAAGGTGTACGGGTGGAGTATGATAGTTTGAGCGGGATTAATTACAATTTGGCCGAGGGGGGTGTGGTTCGTTATCACACGCTTCGAGTGCCTAAAGGAGCAGAGTATAAGTTGACCTTGAACGATGGAACGGTTGTATGGTTGAATTCAGAATCAGAGTTGCGTTACCCAACTTCTTTTGTGGGTGAAAAACGGGAGGTATTTTTGACAGGAGAAGGTTATTTTTCCGTGGCTTACGATGAGAAGCAGCCTTTTATAGTTGTGTCTTCCGATATTTACACGAAGGTGTATGGGACGGAATTTAATGTACGTTCCTACGGGGATGAGGAGGTACACGTGACTTTAGTACAAGGTCGGGTTTCCGTGAAGAAAACGGAAGGCGGTTCAGAGTATACCTTGAATCCGGGAGAGAATGCCCGCTTTGTCGAGAGTGTGCCGGAGATCACGAAAGTGAACGTGAATCGGTATATTGCTTGGAAGGATGGATATTTCTATTATGAGAATGAATCGATGGAATCTATTATGGATGATTTGAAACGATGGTACGATTTTGATGTCGTGTATGTAGGTAATCGGGTTAAGGACTATCGATTTGAATTGTGGGTAAGCCGGGATAGCGAGATCTCTGTGATTACCGATTTGTTGATGAAAACGAATCGGGTTGGAATAAAGGTGAATGGAAAAACATTAGTTGTTTCTGAAGTAGTAAGATAA